Part of the Bacteroides acidifaciens genome, ATAGCAGCCGTAGGGGTACACAGTAGAGTCTGAATTCCTTTCTTCTGCAACGTATGAATTGCGTTGTCCATCCATTCGAAAGAGAAATTTCCATCCTCACTCTCCAATGCGCTCCAAGCAAAATCTCCTATACGTACCATATTCAGATGAGCCTCCTGCATCAAAGAAGCATCTTTATCTATTCTTTCCTTCGAAAGCTGTTCCGGATAGTAGGCCGAACCCACATACATTTGTGCATTTGCAGTTATATTTATCACAACAACAATTGCCAATATATAGAATTTCATAAGATCAGATAAATTTGATTGCATTAACGACACCCGGCAAAGATAATATCCCTTTTTCTAAAATCATGCCACTCAAGCGGATTTTAACAGGAAACTCCATTGCCAATCAACAAGACAGGATCAAACGGAAAGAGCCCGGCACAATACCGAGCTCTCCCGCAAGCTACATCATCACTGACTCGCACAACTCATTAGGGGCATCTCACTTTTACTTGTTTATTTTTGCTTTTACCTCACCGATAGATTCAGCATTTCCCAATTCTTCCATCGTGAAAGACTCGTTACCCTGATCTTTATCCAATTTCGAAATCAGGATAAAGTCGAAACGATTGCCCTTATACTCATTCTTTTTGAGGTCTTTCAGAATCTTGTTGTAAATTTTGGTGTCATCATCTTCACTGGTGTATAAAACCTTCGGCTTCCCTTTCACCTGAAATTCATACGTATACACACCTTGCTTTTTAGCGTCTGCACCCAACTTGGAAAGGTCGAAAGCAATCCATGTAAATCCACTCTTATCTTTACCCAACTCGTATCCTCTCAACTGTTTAATCATCAATGTCCCTTCTTCTCCATTCAGTGAGTAATTTGGAATAAAGATAGATATTTTAGCATCCCTGATACTTAAATTTGCCTTATCAGCCTTTACCTTGTAATAAATAACTGACTTGCTATTTACAGCATGAGTCGTTTTGCTGGATGGATTGCAACGATTTCGATTGTCGGCGATAAAGGTAATTCCCTTGGCGTTGTAATCAATAGAGCCTTCCTTTAATTGCCAGTTGCCATTCGAGGATAAATCCCAAGGGGTACAGGATACTGATTGTGCAACCATTGAGGTCGTTCCTGCAACAAGGAATAGAGCCATAAATACGATTATTCCCAACAGTGATTGTTTCTTTATATTTTTCATAATGATTGAGTTTTATTATTTTTGTATTTTCTTTTTAACTACGGACAAGGGAGCTACGCCGACTTCTTTCACAAGGAACGATTCAAACTTACTTTTATCGCCCAAGTCTGATATCATGATGAAATCCAAGCGATTGAAAGTTGCTCCTTCCACTGCCATCATATCTTTTGCAGCCGCAATCAAAGCATCATACAGATCCGAACCCGATTTGTAGGTGGTGTCCGAGGTTTCTCCATCCGGTCTGAATTTCATTTCCGCTGTATGCCCTTCTGTTCCAAGCTTCGACAAATCGAAAGCATACCACTGATAACCTTCCTGGTCTGTCCCTAGTTCTTCGCCTTTGTATTGAGTGATTGTTACAATCCCCTCTGTACCATCAACGTTTATTTTGCCGTCGATATACACAGAAACCTTCGCGTTGTTCGCAGTGATTATTGTTCCCTGGGTCGCTTTCGCCCGGTAATAAATCACTTTATTGCCCAGTAATGACATAGCCAGACTAAGTCCCTTCAGATTGGAATCGCATCTGTTATATCTGTTTGCCGCTGTCGATGTCAATTTAACATATCCGTCCACATAGTCTACCGTAGCACTTGAAACCGTCCAGCCTTTTGTCATATCAAAAAGATATGGTACTTCCTCTTCCACTTCGTCCGCTTCCCACTTCGACGCTGTGATGCTGTTTCTTTTTCCTCCGGCAAAGCAAAGACCACCTGCAGGAGCGGTAAAACTAGCAGTATAACTTCCATCTGAACCTACTAGAGTAACAGTCAGTTTCTTTCCTTCGGCACAAGCGGCATTATCTCCATTGGCGCCTAACATCAGATAAGCCTTGATGCTGTTATTTCCAGACGTGATTGCCGGGAAGCCGTTCAGATTCAATGAAACATCTGTTCCTACGGTGTTGTTGGTTACGGCCAGACAAGCCTTCTCCGCATGAATCGCAACTGATTGTGGCGTTCCCACTCCTTCAGGCAGATTCTTGAGATTGAGCACCAACAGTGATGATTGCACTGTAGCCGCATCTCCAAAGTTGATAGAAGTAACATCAGATGAATTGACCGCCAACTTAATGGTATGGAATGCAGCCAGGTGAACCGTATTATCGTTGCCGTTCTGCACCTGCCCACTGTACGAAAACGCATCAAATGCAGCCGTATTAGCCAATTTAGCTGGATACAATACGGTATATCCGCTGGCGTCTACATCAGGAGCGTAACCGTTAAAAGTGCCGGCATTTGTATTTGCTCCTTCCGCCAGTGTAAAGACCTGTGCATCAGCACCCGCTTTTGCCGGAATAATAGTGAAAGCATCGCCTTCCGTCCATTTGATAGCAACGGCAGAACCATTGTCTTCATATCCCATACGGGTTTGGGCGTCATTGTCTGTATATGCTTTGATTGAGATCTGATTGTATGATAATGCGTTATTATGATTATTCTCTAGCATATCTTCATTGCTGCAACCCGTTATAACGATGCCTGCCAAAGCAGCCAAGAGTGATACTGATTTTATTGTTTTCATTTTTCCTTTGTATTAAATTAAACTACTTGAACTTTCTATCTAATTAATCTTCAATATTAATTCCTCCCCCAAAAGACGGAGTATTTCCGCCTGTCGAAGTATTAGAATCATCCAATATCACTCCATCGCCAAACGAAGGAACAGTAACGATGATGTCTTTGTCTATCGGTGTATCATCCAGATCCCAGTTACTGATATTGATAACATGGCGTTTGTCTCCGGCAAAAACGACATCAGACTCCATAACAAAGGTTTTATAACATCTGCCCGTAGTACCGGTTACGTTGATTTTCAGTTGTTTGCCGGCAGACAGTTTTGCATTGCCGGGATTAGCTCCAAGCACCAGATAAGCTGTCAGCGTGGGAGATGCCGTCATATTGACCAGCTTCAAAGTGATTTCGTTCGACACAGTAACATTGGTGGTTGGCAGACAGTTTTCGTCCGCCGTCAAAGTGATTTGAGTAGGCGAACCGACATAATCCGGCAACTTCTTGAACGACAACACCATCACGGAAGATTGTACCGCATTTGCAAAACTGAACGCAGTATAATCGGATGTTGTACCGGCCAGTTTCACAGTATGATAAGCAGCAATCCCTTTGACGTTTGAGCTTCCATCCTGCTGCTGACCTGCAAAAGAGAAAGTATCAAATTCCTCTACCGACTGAAGCGTACTTGGAAATAACACTGTATATGTACCATCGCCCACTTCAGGAGCCGTCCCTACAAAAGTACCGACCGATGTGCCTGCTCCTTCGGCCAACGTAAAGACCTGACTCTCGTTGCCATTATCCGGTATGATTCGAAAAGCATCGTTTCTCGTCCAACTGGTAATGAGGCCATCCGCCTGATCGACGTATCCCAACCTGGTGTTCAGAGAATTCATTGTCACCCTGATTCTCGTAAGACCATCTGCGGGAATCTCGTCTTCATTGCTATTACTGCTGCAACTTGCAACACTTATCGCTGCGAACGATAAAAGCGAAGCTGCACAGATTGATTTAAGCATTCTCATAATACTAAAAGTTAAGTTATTAATAGATATAAATTAGATAATCATTGTTCAAATCCCGGTAGTCACCGATGCCTCGGTAGGGGACAGAATGGCAACAATAGCCGTTCCACTGGGGCTTGGTATAGATACCGTATAAACGGAACCCTCTTTAGCCACCGATATACCACTAACAAATGTCTCTACCTCGTCAGGTTTTCTCATCGGTATAATCAGCGTGATGAATTCGGCATCTTCGCCACTGTTAAGTTCGGTCTGCGAGCAGAGTACCGAACTAATGCTTTTATTGTTGCGCAGCGGATCGGTCTTCACGCTCATGGTATTATTGTTCTTTGTTCGCGGAAAATAGAAAAGTGTCTGTCCTGTAAAGTCGTATCGACTATCCAGTTTCACCATGCTACTCTTGTGTACTCCTTGCAACAGCCAATTCTTTCCAGTCTTAGCTACAGACGGCCACACATTATACAGTACACCGACCACATCTTTCCGGTTGTTCCCGGCAGCCGAGGCAACCTTGTCGTAAACAATAAGAACGCCATTGTTCAGCAACAACATCTTTCTCTTTGCGCTAATGCCTTCATACTGGAAGCGGGTATATTCTACTTCGCCATAAGCCACATCTTCAGAAAGCTGCTTGACCGCATAATTGCCTATCACATAATCAAAACGCGAATCAAATCCCAGTCTACTGTAATAAGATGCGTTCGGCTCTACTTCCGCCTCCGGTATATTGAATATCGGGAAATTCTCGCTCAAGCTTTTGGGTGCGATAAAAGGCCGGTTGATGCGGAAGCCTTCTGCCGGACGTCCCAAATAGGTGCAGACGTGCGTTCCGTTGAAGATAAAGTTGTCTATCCCAATGCGATGGTCGGGAGCTGCCTTGTGTTGTGTATAACTTAAATCCATCAGCATATAAGGCGCACGCGGATGATGTCCGGTAGAAAGGATCAATTTATCCTGCACTTGCTTGTAATCCCTGTCTCCCCGACCCAACAACAGACCGTCATATTTGCTCTTCGAAGTGATGCGGGGAGTGAGTAAAGAGGAGGTTTGTTGAGCGGGGACATCGGCATCGGTATCTTTGCGGTTGATGTCGATGGGATAGAGGTCGATGTAGTCATTGTTCCATTGGGTACAACCCACATTGAAACGGAAGTCTTCATACTTACGAGCCATGTACAGGTAATACGGATCTTTGAATAAGCGATATCCCACTTTCAGACACCAAGTCATCCCAATACCGGCATCCAGCAAATATTCTCTTCCTCCTTCATACACTCCTCCCATGAGTTTTCCCCATCCGGCAGTTTGCCCCGAGTTCATAATGGTACGGCTCATGCGATCCATGATACGCTTGATATGGATACTGTTTTTCAGTCCGGCCTCATCGTTCAGAAGCAATCCCCAATGCAAAAGCAGGTTGAAGCCGGTATTTGCGTCATAATGAGGTGAATTGTCAGCATCGTAAGAATAATTAAGGAGTGCATTGTATACCGTATTAAACGAGGTTTTGCATAACGGATATTTGGTGGAGTCGTCGCTATACAGCATCTTCACCCAAAATGCAACGTTCAAAGCGAACAGTTCCTTGTTGTATCCTGTCGACAGATAGTCTCCTTTATAATAATTGGCTTTTCCCTCCACATGAGTGTCGATGACAGATTCAATAAAGAGTTTGATTTCTCCTTTATAGGCTCCCAAGCGTTTCAGACAATAGGCATCTTCCATGATAATGCCCGCCGGCTGTGTGGTGTTGAGATCCCTCAAACTGCCGCTTTGCCCGTTTTTCTTATCTATTTCTATCTCTTGAAGTAATATCTTATACTGAACTTTAATGTCATCTTTGATTTTCGTAACCAGAAGTTTTTTCAGCTGAGGGCAGTTATAGTCAACACAAAGGTAAGTAAGGTCTAGATACGGACTGCGTTCCTTAGTAGCTATTTTCGTAAAATTATCAATCCATGCATTAAGAGTATTGCCTGTGATCGCCGCATTTAAGTTTATCCAAAAGTCAGAAATACGCTTTCTCACCCTGGTGTCTCGTTCCAGTACTTCCTGCCTTGTCTCTTCTCTCGGAACATAATCCATCGGATAAATGGCATCGGAATAAGGAGTTGCAACACCCTCTACATAAGACTCGTCCTGACTGTTCCTTGTCTGTCCAGATTCTACCGGAGTATCTTGCGCAGCCACTAACTTTTCATCCTCACAAGCTGATAAAGAATAAACGCCGCAGAATAAATATAGAAAACTGAATAGATAACTATGAATATGGTTCATAATATTAAAATTTACTGGTTACAGAATTAAAGTTTTATACGGCAAAGGTGGGAAATACCAGCTTTTGAATCATGGAAAATTGTATCAAAGGCTGGTATTTTAGTCTCGAAAGGTCAAATAGAGAGATAAATCTGAAAGATAAGAGATTGAATTGTATTCTTATTGACTGGAAGACGAAAAGAGAGAATTATGGTTTCATGAACCACTTCTTTTTCGTGCGTACGCTACTCTTCACCAATTTAGTATGCAATTCTTTAATCGTGCATAGTTCAAACCTCTCCTGAATGTATACATAATAACCAAGCGGATCAATTCTTTATTCGGGCATGAGAACTCTTCTTTAGACAGTTCATCTATCACTAATATCCAATAGACAGAGGTTAACACAGTAAAATAGTTTAGTTCTCCCATACCCTAATCTATCAGATAGGACAAGGCGTATAAATACCTCAAACAAGCAGAGATAGTTTGCTTTTCTCCCTGATATAGTTTATCTTTGCTACCGATATAGTTCATTCTTCATGTGTAATCGCCCGTATTTCTCTCCAAGCTATAATAAAGACGAAGCATGTCTGGCTTTTGACTTTATCTATCTTTCTTGTTTATCCTTTTCAATTAAATGGCAGTAAATCGGTGTAGTCATTTTTCTCTTCTCTTTCATTCTCCTGTACCCTAATCAATACATCCTGCATCCATAGTTTTGGGTTCCACCTTATTTTCCCTGCAACATCCCATCAGTGAAAAGAATATTGCCGCTGTATGTACCGCCTCATGTGAACCGGAGAAAAGAGTGTTTTTTCTGTTCAAAGTCAATGGCCTTATAGAGCGCTCCACCGGATTATTGTCAATGCAGAGCTGTGCATCGTTGACATATCCGGACAATTGTCCAAAACGTGTGTACATTATAGAATATGGCCTTAGCAATAGGCGATTTCTCAACCGTATGTTCATACTCCTGCTTGCACCATTTTTCCAGTCCTTTGATAATAGGATACGATTCTTCCCAGCGAAGCCTTACTACAGCCCCGCCCAGATGTCCTATCCTGATTTTCTCCTCCACAGCATACAGTCTGCCTATTTGTTCATCACTTCGCCCAAACTGAAAGCCAATCAAATTAAGCTCAAAACCAACATCAACTTCAAGGCGGATGCCAAACTGAAAAGGTCAGTCAGCGTCGTACACCTGGAACGAAGCAAACTGAAACCCCATTCGGCTTCCTGCTCGAACGAAGAAATAGACAAGCTACTGGCTAACTATTTCAGCAATAACCCGGTATTAACCCACTCCGACTTCCAAAGGCTCTGCGGGTTTACTCCCACCACTGCCGCACGGCACATCAAACGGCTGAAAGAGGAAAAGAAGTTGAAGAATATCAATACATATTATAATCCGATTTATATGCCGATGCCAGGATATTATGGCAAGGCGGAGATAAAAGAGGATAAGGCAAATACTATACAGCAATAAAGTAAAGAGTATGAAAAAAGTGTCCAGGAAGGTATTACCGATCATTTTGCTGACGTCAGCAAAATGGGATTCCTAATAATAAATGAGAGACACTTTGCGGCGAGGTGTCTCTCATTATCTACATCTATACCACCAATTAATAAGACCTAAATTCAATTATTCTTATTAATCAAATTGACTACTACCTTCACCATCACGTCCTTTTCTTCCGTCCGGCTTTCGGCAATCATCAACGTAAGTGCTACTAGCGTATTGTTGCCGATTAACTTCGAACCATCGGATTTATATAATATACCGTTCTTCTCCAAAAACCAAAGAAACAGGAAAGCGGCAATACGCTTGTTACCGTCACTAAACGAGTGGTTCTTCACGACAAGGTAGAAAAGCATCGCTGCTTTCTCTTCAACGCTCGGATAAAGTTCTTCTCCGCCAAACGTCTGATAAATAGTATTGATAGAGCTTTTGAACGACTGATCCTTTTCATTTCCAAACAAATCACTGCTTCCGAACTTTTCCTGCAAAAGGTGAATGGCTTCCATAGCTTCTTCATAGGTGGCATGAAATTCTTCAGTAGGAGTCGTAGAGTCTACTTCCAATTGCTGGTAATCGTATTTATCCAGTGTATCCAAACCGTAAGTGTAATCGGTAATCACACGCAAAAGTCCATTGGCCTCATCCAGCGTCAATTGTTTGTGTTCGATGACGTTGGAAAGAAGACGCACGGTGCTCTTCAAGTCTTCCAGTTGAACAGCTTTGGCTTGCTGATTAATGGCGTAGCCTTTAATCAGATAATCCTTTAACACTTTGTTTGCCCAGATACGAAATTGAGTGCCGCGTTGCGACTTTACACGATAGCCGACGGAAGTTATCATTTCAATATTATAATATTCTACCTGATAACTTTTACCATCCAAGGCAGTTGTCGCAAATTTTGCGACAACTGGAATCCCTTCTAACTCTTCCTTTTTCGCATTATTAATATGCTTGCCAATCGTTTTGATATCACGATCAAACAACTCTGCCATCTGTTGGCGATTCAGCCACACCGTCTCATTCTCCAACTTCACATCAATGGAAGTCTTCCCATCCTTTGTCTGAAAAATGACAATATTTCCTCTATTGTCCATAAAATGCCTCCTTGTTTTATGCATTGTGTTCATCCATTACCTTCGTAGTAATGGACGGACACACAAATGTACAACTTTCAAAAAGAAATAAAAATATGAAGCCGTTTTTCTCAAAGCATTTCACTGTAAATGAGAATATACCCTTGTCTGAACAGAATAAAACAGCGCTTTTTATGATAAAGGGCGAATTACTTATCAATAAATAATGAATACCCCACGCGCTTTACCATACATACTGGCTGGCATACTGATACATGAGCGTATTGATTCATTATTAAAGAATTATTTCTTTAATTCCTTGCTCAATCAATCTATTTCCCCTATTTTTGCAGTCTGTAAGAGGTGTAAAACGTTGAAATTTTAGTTCTAACAATTAAATAATTTAAATTCAATCATTTATGTGGTTAAGTAATTCATCTGTAGGAAGGAAAGTGGTGATGAGCGTTACCGGTATCGCCCTTGTCCTGTTTCTAACATTTCACATGGCGATGAACTTGGTTGCAATCATCTCGGCTGATGGTTACAACATGATTTGTGAGTTCCTGGGAGCAAACTGGTATGCATTGGTAGCTACCGCAGGACTAGCCGCTCTTTTTGTGATTCACATCATCTACGCATTCTGGCTGACAATGCAGAATCGCAAAGCGCGTGGTAGCGAACGCTATGCAGTGGTTGACAAACCAAAAACTGTAGAATGGGCTTCTCAGAACATGTTAGTGTTAGGTATTATCGTAATCGTAGGTCTTGGCTTACACCTCTTCAACTTCTGGGCAAAAATGCAGTTGCCGGAACTGATGCACAACATGGGCATGCACGCTGACACACTGACGCTGGCTTATGCCGCTAACGGTGCTTATCACATCCAGCAGACTTTCTCTTGCCCGGTTTACGTAGTTCTTTACCTCGTTTGGCTGTTTGCTTTGTGGTTCCACCTGACTCACGGTTTCTGGAGCTCTATGCAATCACTGGGATGGAACAACAAAGTATGGATCAACCGTTGGAAATGTATTTCTAACATCTATTCTACGATTGTTGTACTCGGTTTCGCACTGGTAGTAGTGGTATTCTTCGTGAAAACACTGATTTGTGGCGGTGCTTGCTAAATAGTAAATTGTAAATGATTAAATTGTAAATAATATTATGATCAAGATAGATTCAAAAATTCCAGAAGGCCCGGTGGCTGAGAAATGGACCAACTATAAAGCTCACCAGAAATTGGTGAACCCCGCTAATAAACGTCGTTTGGACATCATCGTTGTGGGTACGGGTCTGGCAGGTGCTTCTGCCGCTGCTTCACTTGGTGAAATGGGTTTCAGAGTATTCAATTTCTGTATTCAGGATTCTCCCCGTCGTGCACACTCTATCGCTGCACAGGGTGGTATCAATGCTGCGAAGAATTATCAAAATGATGGTGACTCAGTTTACCGTCTGTTCTACGATACTGTAAAAGGTGGCGACTATCGTGCCCGTGAAGCAAACGTATATCGTTTGGCTGAAGTGTCTAACGCTATCATCGACCAATGTGTAGCGCAAGGTGTTCCTTTCGCTCGCGAATATGGCGGTACACTGGACAACCGTTCTTTCGGTGGCGCACAGGTATCCCGTACTTTCTATGCTAAAGGCCAGACTGGTCAGCAGTTGCTGCTGGGTGCTTACTCTGCATTGAGCCGTCAGGTAAACGTAGGTACTGTTAAACTGTATACCCGCTATGAAATGCAGGATGTTGTCATCGTTGACGGACGTGCCCGCGGTATCATCGCAAAAAATCTTGTAACAGGCAAATTGGAACGTTTCGCTGCTCACGCTGTAGTAATCGCTACCGGTGGTTATGGAAACGCTTACTTCCTGTCTACTAACGCTATGGGTTGTAACTGTACAGCTGCTATCTCTTGCTACCGCAAGGGTGCTGTATTCGCAAATCCGGCATACGTTCAGATTCACCCGACTTGTATTCCGGTACATGGCGACAAGCAGTCTAAGCTGACTTTGATGTCCGAATCTCTCCGTAACGACGGTCGTATCTGGGTTCCGAAGAAGAAAGAAGATGCTGTAAGACTCCAGAAAGGCGAAATCAAAGGAAGTGATATTCCGGAAGAAGACCGCGACTATTACTTGGAACGCCGCTATCCGGCATTCGGTAACCTGGTTCCGCGTGACGTTGCCAGCCGTGCCGCTAAAGAACGTTGCGACGCTGGTTTCGGTGTAAACAACACAGGTTTGGCCGTATTCCTCGACTTCTCTGAAGCTATCAACCGTTTGGGTATCGACGTTGTTCTTCAACGTTATGGCAACCTCTTCGATATGTACGAAGAAATCACTGACGTTAACCCGGGCGAACTGGCTAAAGAAATCAGTGGTGTGAAATATTATAACCCGATGATGATTTATCCGGCTATCCACTATACAATGGGTGGTATCTGGGTAGACTACGAACTGCAAACCACTATCAAGGGGCTGTTCGCTATCGGTGAATGTAACTTCTCCGATCATGGTGCAAACCGCCTCGGTGCTTCTGCATTGATGCAAGGTTTGGCTGACGGTTACTTCGTATTGCCTTACACCATCCAGAACTATCTGGCAGACCAGATCACTGTTCCTCGTTTCTCTACTGATCTTCCTGAATTCGCTGAAGCTGAAAAAGCCGTTCAAGCTAAGATCGACAAGTTCATGAGCATCCAGGGTAAAGAATCCGTTGATTCTATCCACAAGAAACTGGGTCATATCATGTGGGAATACGTAGGTATGGGACGTACGGCAGAAGGCTTGAAGAAAGGTATCGCTGCACTGAAAGAAATCCGCAAGGAATTCGAAACTAATCTGTTTATCCCTGGTTCTAAAGAAGGCATGAACGTAGAGCTTGACAAAGCAATCCGTCTGTACGACTTCATCACTATGGGTGAGCTTGTTGCTTACGACGCATTGAACCGTAACGAAAGTTGTGGTGGTCACTTCCGTGAAGAATACCAGACTGAAGAAGGAGAAGCAAAACGTGATGACGAAAACTTCTTCTATGTAGCATGCTGGGAATATCAAGGTGACGATGAAAAGGCTCCAGTATTGTACAAAGAACCGTTGGTTTATGAAGCTATCAAGGTTCAGACTCGTAACTACAAGAGCTAATCGGTGAAGTTAAACATTAAAAAGAATTAGAAGAAAATGGATAAGAATATATCATTTACACTGAAGGTATGGCGCCAGGCTGGCCCGAAGGCTAAAGGTGCTTTTGAAACCTACCAAATGAAAGATATCCCCGGTGATACTTCATTCCTTGAAATGCTGGATATCCTGAACGAACAGCTCATCAGCGAAAGAAAAGAACCGGTAGTATTCGATCATGACTGCCGCGAAGGTATCTGCGGTATGTGTTCTCTTTACATCAACGGACACCCGCACGGTCCTGCAACAGGTGCTACTACTTGCCAGATTTATATGCGCCGTTTCAACGATGGTGACACAATCACTGTTGAACCGTGGCGTTCGGCTGGTTTCCCGGTTATCAAGGACTTGATGGTAGACCGTACTGCTTATGACAAGATTATGCAGGCTGGCGGTTACGTAAGTGTCCGCACGGGTGCTCCTCAGGATGCCAACGCTATCCTGATTGCAAAACCTATCGCCGACGAAGCTATGGATGCCGCTTCTTGTATCGGTTGCGGTGCTTGTGTAGCTGCATGTAAGAATGGTTCTGCTATGTTGTTCGTTTCTGCAAAGGTCAGCCAGTTGAACTTGCTGCCGCAAGGGAAACCGGAAGCTTTGCGTCGTGCAAAAGCCATGTTGTCCAAGATGGACGAACTGGGCTTCGGTAACTGTACCAACACTCGCGCTTGCGAGGCTGAATGTCCGAAGAACATCTCTATCAGCAACATCGCCCGCTTGAACCGTGATTTCATCATCGCGAAATTAAAAGACTAAAAAACTGCTAGTTTTCGAGTTGAGAGACAATTTGATTAATGACAGAATCCCCAGTCGGCGTGCCGGCTGGGGATTTATTTTATTACACTCTTCTACAAAGACTATATTGAGGTTTGTGCAAATGCCAAGCGTCTTTCAGAATCATCATTCGGTATAAATAAAGTAATGACATCAACCACTTGCCTCGTTTCTTGTCATATTCATTAGATATAGATTGCATCTTTCTCAATATGATTTCGAATGTTCATACATGAACGCAAATGCAAATGTGCAAAGAAGTTATAGAATGTTTGTTTGGAGAAGTAACAAAAAGACCCTACCTTTGTTTGTATTCAAAGAGAACCTTTAAAAAGGTATAAATTATGGAAGAATATATAGCACCGCGCAGAAAACGTATCCCCTATGGTATGATGAACTTCGCAGTAATCCGCCGCGACGACTGTTATTATGTGGACAAAACCCGTTTTATTCCCATGATAGAAGAGGCAGACAAGTTTTTCTTCTTTATCCGCCCGCGCCGTTTTGGCAAAAGTCTTACGGTAAATATGTTGCAGCACTACTATGATATACTTGCCAAGGATAAATTCGATACCCTGTTTGGCGACCTTTACATCGGGAAGTACCCTACACCAGACCGGAACAGCTACTTGGTGCTATACCTCAACTTCTCCGGAATAGTCGGTGAACTGCACAACTACCGCAAGGGACTAGACGCGCACTGCCAAACGATGTTCGACTATTTCTGTGATATTTATGCCGACTATCTTCCTCAAGGCATAAAGGAAGAACTCGACAAAAAAGAAGGAGCTGTCGAACAAATTGAATACCTGTTTACAGAATGCAACAAGACCAATCAGAGAATTTATCTCTTTATCGACGAATACGACCATTTCACCAATGCCATCCTCTCGGATATAGAAAGCCTGCACCGATATACGGATGAAACACATGGCGAAGGTTATCTGCGCGCCTTCTTCAATAAAATTAAAGCAGGAACCTATTCAAGCATCGAGCGTTGTTTCATTACCGGCGTAAGCCCCATGACAATGGACGACCTCACAAGCGGATTCAACATCGGAACCAACTACTCGCTCACACCGGAATTCAACGAGATGATAGGTTTCACGGAAGAAGAAGTGCGCCAAATGCTCACTTACTACTCCACCACCAGTCCATTCAACCACAGCGTGGACGAACTGATAGAAATGATGAAACCATGGTATGACAACTACTGCTTTGCAGAAGAATGTTATGGTGAAACCACTATGTACAACTCCAACATGGTGCTCTACTTCGTCAAGAATTACATCCAACGGGGCAAAGCACCTCGGGATATGGTAGAAGACAATATCCGTATCGACTACGAGAAGTTACGTATGCTTATCTGCAAGGA contains:
- the rhuM gene encoding RhuM family protein; amino-acid sequence: MDNRGNIVIFQTKDGKTSIDVKLENETVWLNRQQMAELFDRDIKTIGKHINNAKKEELEGIPVVAKFATTALDGKSYQVEYYNIEMITSVGYRVKSQRGTQFRIWANKVLKDYLIKGYAINQQAKAVQLEDLKSTVRLLSNVIEHKQLTLDEANGLLRVITDYTYGLDTLDKYDYQQLEVDSTTPTEEFHATYEEAMEAIHLLQEKFGSSDLFGNEKDQSFKSSINTIYQTFGGEELYPSVEEKAAMLFYLVVKNHSFSDGNKRIAAFLFLWFLEKNGILYKSDGSKLIGNNTLVALTLMIAESRTEEKDVMVKVVVNLINKNN
- a CDS encoding fumarate reductase/succinate dehydrogenase flavoprotein subunit, encoding MIKIDSKIPEGPVAEKWTNYKAHQKLVNPANKRRLDIIVVGTGLAGASAAASLGEMGFRVFNFCIQDSPRRAHSIAAQGGINAAKNYQNDGDSVYRLFYDTVKGGDYRAREANVYRLAEVSNAIIDQCVAQGVPFAREYGGTLDNRSFGGAQVSRTFYAKGQTGQQLLLGAYSALSRQVNVGTVKLYTRYEMQDVVIVDGRARGIIAKNLVTGKLERFAAHAVVIATGGYGNAYFLSTNAMGCNCTAAISCYRKGAVFANPAYVQIHPTCIPVHGDKQSKLTLMSESLRNDGRIWVPKKKEDAVRLQKGEIKGSDIPEEDRDYYLERRYPAFGNLVPRDVASRAAKERCDAGFGVNNTGLAVFLDFSEAINRLGIDVVLQRYGNLFDMYEEITDVNPGELAKEISGVKYYNPMMIYPAIHYTMGGIWVDYELQTTIKGLFAIGECNFSDHGANRLGASALMQGLADGYFVLPYTIQNYLADQITVPRFSTDLPEFAEAEKAVQAKIDKFMSIQGKESVDSIHKKLGHIMWEYVGMGRTAEGLKKGIAALKEIRKEFETNLFIPGSKEGMNVELDKAIRLYDFITMGELVAYDALNRNESCGGHFREEYQTEEGEAKRDDENFFYVACWEYQGDDEKAPVLYKEPLVYEAIKVQTRNYKS
- a CDS encoding succinate dehydrogenase/fumarate reductase iron-sulfur subunit, producing MDKNISFTLKVWRQAGPKAKGAFETYQMKDIPGDTSFLEMLDILNEQLISERKEPVVFDHDCREGICGMCSLYINGHPHGPATGATTCQIYMRRFNDGDTITVEPWRSAGFPVIKDLMVDRTAYDKIMQAGGYVSVRTGAPQDANAILIAKPIADEAMDAASCIGCGACVAACKNGSAMLFVSAKVSQLNLLPQGKPEALRRAKAMLSKMDELGFGNCTNTRACEAECPKNISISNIARLNRDFIIAKLKD
- a CDS encoding fumarate reductase; translated protein: MWLSNSSVGRKVVMSVTGIALVLFLTFHMAMNLVAIISADGYNMICEFLGANWYALVATAGLAALFVIHIIYAFWLTMQNRKARGSERYAVVDKPKTVEWASQNMLVLGIIVIVGLGLHLFNFWAKMQLPELMHNMGMHADTLTLAYAANGAYHIQQTFSCPVYVVLYLVWLFALWFHLTHGFWSSMQSLGWNNKVWINRWKCISNIYSTIVVLGFALVVVVFFVKTLICGGAC